TAGGTTTTGGCTGCATTGATACTAAAAATAAAGATATTGAAAAGGTAGATCAAGTGAAGAACCTCATAAAAAAGGGAATAAATATTGTTGGAGAGGAAAATATGATTATTGATCCTGATTGTGGTATGAGAATGCTTTCAAGAGATACAGCACTGCTTAAACTTAAAACCATGAAGGAGGCAGTTGAATGGCTATAATGATCAAGGTTCCAACCATTAAAACCGGATGGGAATCCCTTGTAAAAAGAATTATGAAAAATGGTGTGGAAATAAAAGATGAAAGGGGTTCTGTGACCAAGGAGATTCTTAATACAATGGTTAATGTGAAGAATCCGCTTGACCCAGAATCTCCTAAGGGTTATTTCTGGACGGGTGAAAAACTGGATAAATACTCTGAACAGTTTTTAAGCAGTGATAAACAAGGATTCATATATACATATGGTAATAGACTCAGAGAACACTTTGACGGTATAGATCAGATACAAGAAGCAATAAAACGGCTTAATAATTTTAAGGAATCAAGAAGAGCAATTTCTATTACATGGGATCCTGTTGTAGACACAAAAAATGATGAAGTTCCCTGCATGATGTTAGTAGACTTTAAAATAAGAGATGGAAAACTACATACAACCGGACTTTGGCGGTCACATGATATTTATGGGGCATGGTTCCCTAATGCAGTTGGACTCAGCAATTTAGCTAAGTATGTTGCAGAAAAAGTAGGATCAGAAGTAGGAACATTAACCATACACTCAATAAGTGCACATATCTATGAAGTAAACTTTAAAGAGGCAGGAGAAGTATAACTCATAAATATTCTTATTACAACAATAATATATGAGAATATTCAAAACAAAATGAAAATGAAAGATATTTTACTGTGATTAGCTAAAACAGAAATGTTCAAATTAAAACTTTAATATTTTAAAAATATTTTTAGAAGTTTATTCAATTCTACTAAAATGAAAAAAATAGGTGAAACAATGGTAAGTGTCAATCTCGAAGCAAAAAAAACAGTAGATCAGATGATTGAAAATGCAGAAGAACTCAATATAGTAGTTTCAAAACTTGAAAATGGTTCAACAGTTATTGACTGTGGTGTTAATGTTTCAGGAAGTTTTAAAGCTGGCGAACTCTACACAAAGGTATGTCTAGGAGGGCTTGCCGAGGTGGGAATATCCATACCAGGAGACCTGTCTGAAAATTTTGCGATACCTTCTGTTAAGATAAAAACAAATTTCCCTTCAATATCAACACTCGGAGCACAGAAGGCCGGATGGTCTGTAAGTGTAGGAGATTTCTTTGCACTTGGTTCTGGACCTGCAAGAGCATTGGCTTTAAAACCTGCCGAAACTTATAAAGAAATAGGATACAAGGATGATGCAAATATAGCCATATTAACATTAGAAGCTGATAAATTACCTGGAGCTGATGTTGCAGATTCAATTGCATTAGACTGTAATGTATCTGCAGAAAATGTATTTCTACTGGTAGCTCCAACATCATCACTGGTTGGTTCAATACAAATAGCTGGAAGAGTTGTTGAAAATGGAACCTATAAAATGTTGGAATTTTTAAAATTTGATGTAAATAAGGTCAAATATGCTGCAGGCATAGCACCAATTGCTCCTGTTGATCCCGATGGACTAAAAGCAATGGGTAAAACCAACGATGCAGTTTTGTTTGGTGGTAGAACATATTACTATATAGAATCTGAGGAAGGCGATGATATTAAATCCCTTGCAGAACAGTTACCGTCCTCATCATCCGAAGGTTATGGAAAACCATTTTATGATGTGTTTAAGGAAGCTGAATTTGACTTCTACAAAATAGATAAGGGAATGTTTGCACCTGCAGAAGTGGTTATCAATGATCTCCGAACTGGAGAAATGTTCCGTGGTGGAGCAGTAAATGTTGAACTTCTAATGAAATCATTCGGGTTATAAAAGGAATCAAAATCCTTTTATTTTTTATTTTTATTTATAACAATTCATTTTAGAATTCTTTACTACAAATTAATTATAAAAAGAGAATTATATTAAAATAGGATTTGTAATTTTGTTTAATGTTAATAGTTACTTAATATCCCTTAAACGGTGATAAATATGAAAATGGGAATATGTGATACTACATTTGCAAGATTTGACATGGCTGCAGCTGCTGTAGATCAAATAAAAGGTCAAATTACCAACATCACCTTTGTAAGGCGCACTGTACCTGGTGTTAAGGATCTGCCTGTAGCTTCTAAGAAACTTATAGAAGAGGAAGGCTGTGAACTAGTAATGGCATTTGGAATGCCCGGTCCTGAAGAGATGGATAAAATATGTGCTCATGAAGCATCAACAGGTATAATACAAGCCCAATTAATGACCAATACCCATATAATAGAAGTTTTTGTTCATGAAGATGAAGGCGAGAATGAAAAAGACCTTAAAGTCCTGGCTGAAAACCGTGCTAGACAACACGCAGATAATGTTATTAAAATGGTCTTCAAACCCGAAAAATTCAGAAGAGAAGCTGGAATGGGAATGAGGGAAGGAAGAGAAGATAAGGGGCCTTTATAACGACTTAATAACTCCATTAACATCTTAAGTTAAGTTTATATGAACTGAATAACAATATTATATTAGAGTAATATTGATCAAATCTTCAGGTGGTAATATGAAAGAAGAAGTATTTTTTAGTAAAGGAATGAAACACGTCAAGGAAGACTATCCAGATCTTTACGAAGCATCTATTAATTTGAATGATGTTTGTTATACTGGAAAGGTATTGGATTACAAGACACAAAAACTCATAGCAATTGGAATAGCTGCAGCTGCATCAGATGACAGGGCTGTTAAAAAACAGATATTAAGTGGTATGAAGGAACTTGATATAACCAAAGATGAAGTAGTAGATGTTTTAAGAGTTGTACTTCTATTAGCAGGTAAACCAGCTTTTACAAAGGGAATGAATGCTTTATACAATGTAAAAGAATAAAATCTTAATTTCATTATTTTTTGTATAATTTTTCATTTTTTTTGATGTATTCAAAATTTTAGAGTCATTGTATTATTAAATTTTTTAAGCCAAAAAAAGATTTTGAAAACAATTATTTTTATAGTAAGCTTTTTAAAGTAAGCTGATCAATATTGATCACCGCCAATTCTGGCGATTAAATCTAGTAAATAAAACTTGATTGCTTACATTGAAGTTATATACAACTTTTTTTGGGATAGTATCCCATGGATGTGGCGCAAGCTGAACAAAGAGGTGTTAATTAATGTATAAATATATAAGAGATGCATGGAAGAATCCAGATAAGTCTTATGTTAAGGAACTCATGCGCACAAGAACTCCTATTTGGAGAAGAGAAAGCGTTATAGTAAGAGTTGACAGGCCTACCCGAATTGATAGGGCTAGATCATTAGGTTATAAAGCCAAAAAAGGTTATATAGTTGTGAGAACTCGTGTCCGCCGAGGTGGAATGAGAAAATCAAGATTCACAGCAGGTAGGAAACCTAAAAGAATGGGTATTAAGAAAATAACCATGAAAAAATCCATTCAGAGAATCGCTGAAGAAAGAGTTGCCAGAAAATTCCCGAACCTCGAGGTATTAAACTCTTACTGGCTCTGGGAAGATGGAAAATTCAAATTCTATGAAGTAATTCTTGTTGATCCAAACCACCCTTCAATTAAGAACGACTCTAAAATCAACTGGATCTGCGAGAAACAGCACACCAATAGGGTGTTCAGAGGTCTCACAAGTGAAGGTAAAAAGACAAGAGGACTTCGCAGTAAAGGTAAAGGAGCCGAAAAGGTACGATAAGGTATGATCCATAACCTCTCATATAGAGCATTCGTTTATGGAACTGAAAATAAGGAAAAAGTGTTAGAATCTATTAAAACACTTTTTCCAAATTCACTCCCTCAATGTGAAGCAACTGAGGGATATTATAAAAATCCTGTTTTAATTTTAAGCAACAAAATCGATAAAAAAAGGGAAATAAAAGATTTTGTTGAAAAACTGTCCAAAATGAATGATCCTACTCGTAAAAGGATTTTACACCAGTTGGAAAATAAAATGGACGATTCTGGAAATTTATTTCTCAGGTTTGACAAACAGAGAGCATATCAAGGTGATCTGAAGGTTGTTGAACACGGAGATTCTATTCATTTAAAAATTAAAATAGCAGCATATCCAGCGAAAAAAAAGGTGGCATTGGAAATTGCAAGAAAGTTATTCGAATAGAAACCTTTCCAAGGATATGTTTTTTGATCTTCACGTTCATGGAAATGAGAACATAATAAAAGAAGCCGAGAGATTAGGGTTCACTGGAATTGGGGTAACAAGTTATTTTGAAGATTATAATTCTAAATTTTTAAAGGAATTTGAAGATCTTGAGCTTAATTCAAACATCTTGCTAAAAAAGTCTGTTGAAATAGCTTGTAAAAATCCCGAAGACCTCAAAAAGAAAGTTAAAAAATCAAGAAAAAAGGCTGATATTTTAATTGTAAAAGGCGGTGATCTTAAGGTCAACAGAGCTGCTTGCGAGGATAAACGTATAGATATACTTTCACAACCCTATAGATCAAGGAGAGACATGGGTATTAACCATGTTTTGGCAAGAAAGGCCGCAGAAAATTCTGTTGCAATAGAAATAAATCTTAAAACATTTCTTAAAACTAATTTAAGATATAGATACCGTGTAATAAGTCAGTTCAGACATATCGTAGATCTTCAAAGAAAATTCAAGTTTCCATTAATTATAACAAGTAGTGCAAGCTCAAAATATGATTTAAAAACTCCAATAGACATATTTGCACTTGCAAAGTGTTTCGGAATGACCTTTGAAGAATCATTTAAAGCTATTTCAATAACTCCTCGTGATATTATTGAAACCAATAATTTAAGAGATTATTTCATAGTAGAAGGCGTTAGAACATTAGAATAATGATTAAATCCTAAATAATCCTTAATTATAACTCATTATATTTATTATACAAAATCCACTAATTAAAATACCATAGACTGATTTAAATGATTCAAAAGCTAAAAATACTCCCTCCAACTCTCCGGGATAAAAAAAGATATATTGCATTTGAAGTTACATCTCATGGATCACTTCGAAGAGATGATTTAATATCCATGATTTTAGATGCTTCATTATATCTATATGGTGCATGTGGGGCAGGAAAGTTTGACCTCTGGGTAGTAAAGTTATGGCAATGCAAAACAGATATAGATTCCACTAAAGGTATCAATGAATACAGAATGAAAGGAATATTACGCTGTAGAAGGGAAGAAATTGATTCTGTAATGGCCATAATTCTCACCATAACAAACTTTAGAGGGAAGCCAGTAGTTTTCCATACACTGGGAATTTCAGGAACCATTAAATCAGCAATAAAAAACTTTATTAAACTATAAGAATAAGATGAAATAATAGAATAATAGTTTGTAAATAAGTTTAGTAAGTTTAAAATTATTTTAATATTATAAATTCATTTCTTTACAGAAAAACTTTTAGAGAGGTATATGTATGCAACCGTTTCAAGGAGCAGGATACGACAGGGCTATAACAGTATTTAGCCCAGATGGAAGGTTATTTCAGGTTGAATATGCAAGAGAAGCTGTAAAAAGAGGTACAACTTCTTTAGGTGTTAAATCCGTTGGGGGCATCGTTCTTGTGGTTGATAAAAGACCAACAAGTAAACTTGTAGAACCAAAATCAATAGAAAAGATATTCCAGATAGATGACCATATAGGGGCAGCGACTTCTGGACTGGTGGCAGATGCAAGAGCGCTTGTTGAAAAAGCTAGAATGGAATCACAAATCAATAAAATAACCTATAATGAGCCAATACGTGTAGAAGGTTTGGCTAAAAAGATATGTGATATGAAGCAGATGTACACTCAGCATGGTGGAGTAAGACCATTTGGATCTGCGCTTATAATTGGTGGAGTAAACGAATCCGGATGCAAACTATTTGAAACAGATCCTAGTGGTGCTTTAATTGAATATAAAGCAACTGCCATAGGTGCCGGAAGACAGATTGCAATGGATGAATTCGAGAAAAAATACAGTGAAGATCTAAAACTGGATGAAGCAATCGAATTAGCTTTAGATGCAGTTTATGAAGCAACAGAAGGAAAAACCACCGTTGCAAGTGCTGAAATTGCAGTTATAGATGGAAAAGATAGAAAATTCAGAAAATTATCCGACGAAGAAATAACAGAACATGTGGAAGAACTCCTCATAAGGAAATCTAAGGAGGAGGAAGAGGAATAAAAAAATGGTAACCCTTGAAGATGCAGTTATTGCGCGTTTGGAATATTTTGGGGAACATTTCGAAATCCTTGTTGATCCAGATCTTGCTTCAGATTTTAAAAGGGGCCAGGACATCAACATTGAGGATATCCTTGTAGTCGAAGAAATATTCAAGGATGCAAAGAAAGGTGATAAAGCATCTGAAGAAGCCATGATGAAGGCCTTCGACACAATTGATCATCTTGAAGTTGCAGCTGCTATTATCCACAAAGGCCAAATACAGCTGACAGCCCAGCAGCGGAAAGAAATGCAGGAAGAGAAGCGATTGAAGGTAATCTCAACCATAACGAGAGAGGCTATAAATCCCCAAACTAAACTTCCACACCCTGCAAGAAGAATTGAAATAGCCATGGAAGAAGCAAAAGTCCGTATTGACCCATTTAAAAGTATTGATGAACAAGTTAACACTACTTTAAAGGCCATTAGGACCAAAATTCCAATAAGATTTGAAAAAGTCAAAATAGCAATAAGGGTTCCTGGAGATTTCACAGGAAAAGTCTATGGAGCAATACCTGAATTTGGAAAGACAACCAAGGAAGAATGGCAACAAGATGGATCATGGGTTGCAGTTGTTGAGATACCTGGTGGTATGCAGGAAAATTTTTATAATAAACTCAATGAACTTACAAGAGGTCAAGTAGAGACAAAATTACTCTGATGGCAGATAAAACTATTCATTTTTTTGGCATTCCAGTAAAGGAGGCAGAATGTGATATTTGTAGAGGATAAAGAAATAGTAATTCCCGGAGATATTCTTGCAGACGAGGAATATCACTCCGGAAGAGGAACTTTCAAGGAAAATGATAAGGTGTGTTCGTCTCTTGTAGGTCTTGTAGCCCTAAGGGATAAAAAAATCAGTGTAATACCCTTACAAAGCAAGTATATCCCAAAAAGAGGAGATGTTGTAATAGGGG
This Methanobacterium spitsbergense DNA region includes the following protein-coding sequences:
- the rnp3 gene encoding ribonuclease P protein component 3, translating into MQESYSNRNLSKDMFFDLHVHGNENIIKEAERLGFTGIGVTSYFEDYNSKFLKEFEDLELNSNILLKKSVEIACKNPEDLKKKVKKSRKKADILIVKGGDLKVNRAACEDKRIDILSQPYRSRRDMGINHVLARKAAENSVAIEINLKTFLKTNLRYRYRVISQFRHIVDLQRKFKFPLIITSSASSKYDLKTPIDIFALAKCFGMTFEESFKAISITPRDIIETNNLRDYFIVEGVRTLE
- the psmA gene encoding archaeal proteasome endopeptidase complex subunit alpha, with the protein product MQPFQGAGYDRAITVFSPDGRLFQVEYAREAVKRGTTSLGVKSVGGIVLVVDKRPTSKLVEPKSIEKIFQIDDHIGAATSGLVADARALVEKARMESQINKITYNEPIRVEGLAKKICDMKQMYTQHGGVRPFGSALIIGGVNESGCKLFETDPSGALIEYKATAIGAGRQIAMDEFEKKYSEDLKLDEAIELALDAVYEATEGKTTVASAEIAVIDGKDRKFRKLSDEEITEHVEELLIRKSKEEEEE
- a CDS encoding thymidylate synthase, whose protein sequence is MAIMIKVPTIKTGWESLVKRIMKNGVEIKDERGSVTKEILNTMVNVKNPLDPESPKGYFWTGEKLDKYSEQFLSSDKQGFIYTYGNRLREHFDGIDQIQEAIKRLNNFKESRRAISITWDPVVDTKNDEVPCMMLVDFKIRDGKLHTTGLWRSHDIYGAWFPNAVGLSNLAKYVAEKVGSEVGTLTIHSISAHIYEVNFKEAGEV
- a CDS encoding carboxymuconolactone decarboxylase family protein yields the protein MKEEVFFSKGMKHVKEDYPDLYEASINLNDVCYTGKVLDYKTQKLIAIGIAAAASDDRAVKKQILSGMKELDITKDEVVDVLRVVLLLAGKPAFTKGMNALYNVKE
- the ribC gene encoding riboflavin synthase, which encodes MKMGICDTTFARFDMAAAAVDQIKGQITNITFVRRTVPGVKDLPVASKKLIEEEGCELVMAFGMPGPEEMDKICAHEASTGIIQAQLMTNTHIIEVFVHEDEGENEKDLKVLAENRARQHADNVIKMVFKPEKFRREAGMGMREGREDKGPL
- the mch gene encoding methenyltetrahydromethanopterin cyclohydrolase; this encodes MVSVNLEAKKTVDQMIENAEELNIVVSKLENGSTVIDCGVNVSGSFKAGELYTKVCLGGLAEVGISIPGDLSENFAIPSVKIKTNFPSISTLGAQKAGWSVSVGDFFALGSGPARALALKPAETYKEIGYKDDANIAILTLEADKLPGADVADSIALDCNVSAENVFLLVAPTSSLVGSIQIAGRVVENGTYKMLEFLKFDVNKVKYAAGIAPIAPVDPDGLKAMGKTNDAVLFGGRTYYYIESEEGDDIKSLAEQLPSSSSEGYGKPFYDVFKEAEFDFYKIDKGMFAPAEVVINDLRTGEMFRGGAVNVELLMKSFGL
- a CDS encoding RNA-binding protein, coding for MIHNLSYRAFVYGTENKEKVLESIKTLFPNSLPQCEATEGYYKNPVLILSNKIDKKREIKDFVEKLSKMNDPTRKRILHQLENKMDDSGNLFLRFDKQRAYQGDLKVVEHGDSIHLKIKIAAYPAKKKVALEIARKLFE
- a CDS encoding 50S ribosomal protein L15e, producing MYKYIRDAWKNPDKSYVKELMRTRTPIWRRESVIVRVDRPTRIDRARSLGYKAKKGYIVVRTRVRRGGMRKSRFTAGRKPKRMGIKKITMKKSIQRIAEERVARKFPNLEVLNSYWLWEDGKFKFYEVILVDPNHPSIKNDSKINWICEKQHTNRVFRGLTSEGKKTRGLRSKGKGAEKVR
- a CDS encoding ribosome assembly factor SBDS encodes the protein MVTLEDAVIARLEYFGEHFEILVDPDLASDFKRGQDINIEDILVVEEIFKDAKKGDKASEEAMMKAFDTIDHLEVAAAIIHKGQIQLTAQQRKEMQEEKRLKVISTITREAINPQTKLPHPARRIEIAMEEAKVRIDPFKSIDEQVNTTLKAIRTKIPIRFEKVKIAIRVPGDFTGKVYGAIPEFGKTTKEEWQQDGSWVAVVEIPGGMQENFYNKLNELTRGQVETKLL
- a CDS encoding Rpp14/Pop5 family protein, with translation MIQKLKILPPTLRDKKRYIAFEVTSHGSLRRDDLISMILDASLYLYGACGAGKFDLWVVKLWQCKTDIDSTKGINEYRMKGILRCRREEIDSVMAIILTITNFRGKPVVFHTLGISGTIKSAIKNFIKL